A segment of the Streptomyces sp. NBC_01235 genome:
GCGGCCGCCGGTCCCGGTGACAGCGGCTCCGCAGACCCAGGTGCCGCCCGACCGGCCGGTGGCCGACGTACGTTGATCGGCATGACCACTCTCGCCGGGCCCTCCGCCGACACCTTCTGGGCCACCTCGCTGCGCCGCTGGAACGCGGTGTGCTGGGTGCTGTTCGCCGCGATGGCCGTCGGGATCGCGGCGATGGGCCGACCCGACGGGGGCATGTACGAGGCGCTGGCGCTGCTGGGCTGCGTGGTGCTCGGCTACGCGCTCCTGGACCGTTTGCCGGACAATCCCGTCGTACGGCCGCACGGCTACCTCACGGTGCTGGTGCTCGCGCTCGGCGGGCTGGCGTATCTGCGCACCAGCTACGCGGCGCTGTTCATGGTGACGCTGCCGCACTACTGGATGTTCGGGCGGACCCCGAGGATCTCCATGGGGTTCCTCGGGCTCGCCACCGCCTCGACGCTGCTGGGGAGTTGGCTCCAGGAAGGCTGGACGGCGGAGTTCCTCGGCGAGACGGCCGTGTCCACCCTCATCGTCGTCGCGGTGGGGGTGCTGATCGGGCTGTGGGCTCACTCGGTGGTCGAGCAGAGCACCGAACGGGCCCGGCTGATCGAGGAGTTGGAGCAGACGCAGGCCCAGCTGTCCGAGGCGCACCAGCGGCAGGGCGCGGCGGACGAGCGGGAGCGGCTGGCGCGGGAGATCCATGACACCCTCGCGCAGGGCTTCGCGTCGATCGTCGTGCTCGCGGAGGCGGCCCGGGCCGGGATGGCGGCCGATCCCGCGCGCAGCGCCCAGCAGTTGCGGTCGATCGAGTCGACGGCCCGGGAAAACCTCGCGGAGGCACGGGAGTTGGTCGGCTCGGACGGGCGGCCCGGCACGGTGGCGGCGGGCTCCGTTGCCGTGACCCTGCGGCGGATCCTGGACCGTTTCGTCGAGGACACCGGGCTCACCGTGGACGCCGACCTCGCCGACCTCGACTGCGACCAGCAGACCCGGATCGCGCTGCTGCGCTGCACCCAGGAGTCCCTGGCCAACGTGCGCAAACACGCCCG
Coding sequences within it:
- a CDS encoding sensor histidine kinase, whose protein sequence is MTTLAGPSADTFWATSLRRWNAVCWVLFAAMAVGIAAMGRPDGGMYEALALLGCVVLGYALLDRLPDNPVVRPHGYLTVLVLALGGLAYLRTSYAALFMVTLPHYWMFGRTPRISMGFLGLATASTLLGSWLQEGWTAEFLGETAVSTLIVVAVGVLIGLWAHSVVEQSTERARLIEELEQTQAQLSEAHQRQGAADERERLAREIHDTLAQGFASIVVLAEAARAGMAADPARSAQQLRSIESTARENLAEARELVGSDGRPGTVAAGSVAVTLRRILDRFVEDTGLTVDADLADLDCDQQTRIALLRCTQESLANVRKHARASTVGVVLVRRPYAVELEITDDGAGFVVEESRGFGLDGMRKRMAELGGRLTVTSSVGDGTRVLAMIPATIAQETPEEEGSA